In Streptomyces sp. NBC_00414, a single window of DNA contains:
- a CDS encoding NADP-dependent oxidoreductase, producing MPTRTMKAIRLHEHGGPEVLRYEEVPVPRPGPDEVLVRVHAAGVNPPDWYVRDGMSNLPPETRPRFSLPMTPGTDLSGVVEAVGTDVEGFAVGDEVFGLLRFPSFDGSTYAEYVAAPASDLALKPASIDHVHAAGAPMAGLTAWQFLIRLGHDHPSPFQAAKHRPVPLGADKTVLVNGAAGGVGHLALQLAKWKGAHVIAVASGAHEPFLTELGADEFIDYTKGRPEELVHDLDLVLDTVGGPDSKRFLRTLKRGGSHFPVFFGEFDQEETAKLGVTVTGTQVRSNGAQLAELARLLDAGTVRVAIDSTFALADARAAHERAARGHIRGKIVLTVAQA from the coding sequence ATGCCGACCCGCACGATGAAAGCGATCCGGCTGCATGAGCACGGCGGCCCTGAGGTGCTGCGATACGAAGAGGTGCCGGTTCCCCGGCCGGGGCCGGACGAGGTGCTCGTTCGCGTGCACGCGGCCGGCGTCAACCCGCCCGACTGGTACGTGCGCGACGGGATGTCCAACCTGCCGCCGGAGACGCGGCCGAGGTTCAGCCTGCCCATGACGCCGGGGACGGACCTGTCGGGTGTCGTCGAGGCCGTCGGCACGGACGTGGAGGGCTTCGCCGTCGGTGACGAGGTCTTCGGTCTCCTTCGCTTCCCCAGCTTCGACGGCAGCACCTACGCCGAGTACGTGGCCGCGCCCGCCTCGGACCTCGCGCTCAAGCCGGCCAGCATCGATCACGTGCACGCCGCCGGGGCGCCCATGGCCGGGCTCACCGCGTGGCAGTTCCTGATCCGGCTCGGACACGATCACCCCTCGCCCTTCCAGGCGGCGAAGCATCGTCCGGTGCCGCTCGGCGCCGACAAGACGGTGCTCGTCAACGGCGCCGCGGGCGGTGTGGGGCACCTCGCGCTGCAACTGGCGAAGTGGAAGGGCGCACATGTCATCGCGGTGGCGTCGGGCGCGCACGAACCGTTCCTGACCGAGCTCGGCGCCGACGAGTTCATCGACTACACCAAGGGCCGCCCCGAGGAACTCGTGCACGACCTCGACCTCGTGCTCGACACCGTCGGCGGCCCCGACAGCAAACGGTTCCTGCGCACGCTCAAGCGCGGCGGCTCCCACTTCCCCGTCTTCTTCGGCGAATTCGACCAGGAGGAGACCGCGAAGCTGGGAGTGACCGTCACGGGCACCCAGGTCCGCTCGAACGGCGCGCAGCTCGCCGAACTGGCACGCCTGCTGGACGCCGGCACGGTGCGCGTCGCGATCGACAGCACGTTCGCGCTCGCGGACGCCCGGGCGGCGCACGAACGCGCCGCCCGAGGACACATCCGGGGCAAGATCGTGCTCACGGTGGCTCAGGCCTGA
- a CDS encoding TetR/AcrR family transcriptional regulator produces the protein MRADARKNRDHVLAVAGAAIAEQGVDVSLRDIARRADVGLATLLRHFPTREALLEALLHTSFEELTAKADALEKSGAPAEALVSWLRDCVGWTTEYRGVTVLMAAAIEDAESALHASCVTLRAAGARLLTRAQEAGAARRDMDGTDLFALVAGLAWLGDQPALAPRADHLFDVVASAILTSAPDLAVADGR, from the coding sequence ATGCGGGCCGACGCCAGGAAGAACCGTGACCACGTGCTCGCCGTGGCGGGCGCCGCCATCGCCGAGCAGGGCGTCGACGTGTCGCTGCGCGACATCGCCCGCAGGGCCGACGTCGGGCTCGCCACGCTGCTCCGTCACTTCCCGACGCGCGAGGCGCTGCTTGAGGCCCTGCTGCACACGAGCTTCGAGGAACTGACCGCGAAGGCGGACGCCCTCGAAAAGTCGGGCGCGCCCGCCGAAGCCCTCGTTTCGTGGCTGCGCGACTGCGTCGGGTGGACGACCGAGTACCGGGGCGTGACGGTGCTGATGGCGGCCGCCATCGAGGACGCCGAGTCCGCGCTCCACGCTTCCTGTGTGACCCTGCGCGCGGCCGGAGCTCGGCTCCTCACCCGCGCCCAGGAAGCGGGCGCGGCGCGGCGCGACATGGACGGCACCGATCTGTTCGCGCTGGTGGCGGGGCTCGCGTGGCTCGGCGACCAGCCCGCGCTCGCGCCACGCGCCGACCACCTCTTCGACGTGGTCGCGAGCGCGATCCTGACGAGCGCGCCCGACCTCGCGGTGGCGGACGGGCGCTAG